The sequence GGtaattctttttcccttcaacATCAACACTGCCTTATGCTGTGATCATGTCCATGTCCTATTTAACATGTAGTTTGGGGCAAGTAGGAACAGGAGGTCTGACCATAGCAGGTACAGCCCCATGGGTGGTTCGTCCATGAACATCCACACCAAATCCATGTGGATACAAAACACAGCTGTGCAGGCATGTCCCGAGGGCTGGGCATGGcattgtggttttgtttccatgTGTGAGTGAGCCTTGGAAAATTAACAATATAATAATGAATAAGAATCTTTGATTCTACAGGGATATTCCACTAtcaggagaggagctgcagtttgTGGTTGAAAAGGTCCTTAGGATGTTCTCCAAATTAGACCTGCAGGAAATTCCCCCTCTGGTctatcagctgctgctgctttctgcaaaGGTAAAAACTCATGGGAGCTGGATTTCCTCTAAGCTTatatcatcagaaaaaaaatgtccagaCTAATCTATAGGCTGGATTTGGACAGGGATTCTGATTGTTCCCAAACCATGCTGTAGGGACACAGTGGGACATCAGTAGGTTTTCTCTAACTACCTCTAGCCTGAAGAAGCTGACTgctcagagaaagaaaggacCTTGATCTTCCTtgtgggaaaagaaggaaacctTTGGGAAATAAGGGATGAGCAGAGACCTAGCAGACAGCAGAGAGgattggtttttttattgttctcaAGTGTGGTTTTGCTCACTCTCTGTGATCTGCACACTATAATAATAGCTCATGCAGTGTGACTGTCTTCTGGGCTGTAGTCTGACTTGTACAGGGAATGTGTCATCTACTGTGCTcttcctccagagcagagcacatCTCTGGCCTTTGACAGGGTGATCTGCCTCTTTTGCTTACTTCATTTGTGATCCAGTCAAAGACAAATTATGTGTGTGTTATAGGAGGTCATTTGGGTCCCCTAGCCAAAATGTATTGTTAGATTTAAAGTTAGGAGTTTGAAAGCCTTCTCAATTGATTAAAACATAAAGGATCCTTTCTAATTAgtaacaacttaaaaaaaaaaaaaagggcaatcAGAGCATCTGAAAGCTTGAGTTTCTTCCAGCTCTTCAATAAGTGCAGTCAAAAGAAATATGCAAACTGGAAATCTGAAAATGAGCCACACAGGAGTCCTCCCCTGCCTCAGCAATTTATGGAGGGAAATGAAGGATACCATGATATTTGTGATAGGTGTGGGAATAGAGTGTAATTCTCTGGGATACTGCAGGCCCTGCAATGGCTTAATGTAATGTTCTGTCTTGCAGGGCAGTAAGAAGACTGTTTTAGAAGGAATCATCAGTTTTTTCAATCAGCTGGACAAGAGACAGAAGGAAGAACAGAGGGTACCACAGTGAGTTCCTGCTCTGTTATCCCCTTTCTTTACTACCCGgatatttgtttatttctttactgGATATTTGTAGTCACCCTGGTCCTGTCCAAGGTTCCTTGAATTTGAATTGTTAAACCTTGTACAAATACGTCCTCCTGGATCCATAAGAAATGATTTATGGCTTTGGatggcttgggtttttttctgataaaacttACAGGTCAGCAGACCTTGAGGTAGCCACGATGCCCCTGGACCAGCTCTGCCACGTGGAAGGCACCGTTATTCTCCATATTGTTTCTGTCATCAACCTGGACCAGGACCTGGGCGAGGAACTAATCAGACATCTGAAGGTATGGCAGGATGGAGCCATTTTCTATTGGTGCTATTCTTGAAGATGTTGAAGCAAGGTTTTTAAAACTTAGTTGGTTACATGGAGAAGggatttaataatttttacGATCACGGTCACATTCTCTTTAACAAGTGTTGTGATATGTTTGAAGAGACGTGTACCTGATGGCTTCCTGAACTTGCAGGACACTTCAAGTTGAAGATAACAAGCTTTCTGACTGTTCCGTGCTGTTTTCTAGACTGAGCAGCAGAAGGACCCTGGTAGAGCCCTGTGTCCCTTCAGCGTGGCTCTTCTGCTGTCGGTTGCTGTAAAACACAGACTGCAAGAGCAGGTATGTGGGTCATAAACTTGCAGAGAACTTCCATGGGGATACACTCTGCACTTCTTGTAAAGGAAAGGAAGCCTGGTTAGGTAGTAGTCCCATCAGAATTAGGCTTAAAATGGTTTCAGGATGCTTGTGGGGAGGCAGTTAGATCATCGGTATGCTGTACTTTACTGAACACTAGAAAAGACCCCAGAGCAATATCACAGTTTTCCGGAGTAGTGATTCCTGAGGGTTGGTATTGTaggatgagaagaaaagcagtctTCTTTTTCTAATGTTTTGGCTCTGTGTTGGCCACATGAAAAGCATCTGGCAGCAGGTTACCCTCCTTGAAGCACTTAATGAGGCTGGTGTATTTGTCCTGAAAAAGAAGTGAGTTGAGATTTTTGGCAGGCAGTACTGGAACTTGTGCCCTGGCCGGTGCTCTTACTGGAACGTACCCAAGACTATACAGGTCCCATTTCAAAGATCATTTCCTCACACTTAATGATTTTATGTTCCAGATATTTGATTTCTTGAAAACATCAATCACAAGAAGCTGCAAGGACCTGCAGTTCCTTCAGGCCTCCAAGTTTCTGCAGGATTTGTTTCCTCAACAATATGATGTAAGCGCTGTAATTCTGGAAGTGGTGAAAAATAGGTGAGTTGTTGCCACGTGCTTCAGAACATTCAATGGGCTTTGGGAGGGGGGAGAGTTTCAGCCTTGCTAAAATACTCTGGGATGCTAAATACCAAATACCATGTGCTGGCAGGGATCAGTGTCAAAATCCAAAGTTTTTATCCCAGTTTTATGTTGgcgaattaaaaaaaaaaaaggcaacaaaataTAGCTGTACAAATCTACTCCTTTTACCTCAAATCTCAGAATCTGGTGGTACAAAGGACTAAACTAATCAGGACCTGATCTGTTTTTCTTACTGAAACACTTAGAGTGTGAGTCATGCTGCTGGCTGTAGTTTGTGTTCCAATCAAGGCATGAGGGATATGTTCTCTGTTTTCATCCCCCACATGGTTAGTCCTTTAAACATGCTGTGGGATAGCTCTGGTCTGTCACCAGTTGTCCTTTAGTTTGATGGGAGGCAttcctcttctgtctttctctccaaCTTGAAGATCTTGTGATCAGTAGGATACTTGTGCACTCTGACTGTGACATACTGTTATGTTCAGATCAGACCTGAGTGCACATCATTCCCCCTAGCAAGGAAGCATTTGAACTGGAAAGGAAGTCTGATGGAGAACCAGGACTGCAGAAGGTGTTGTGCTGAGCACCTGTCCCTCAGCCTAAAGACAGTCACAGAGTTGTGAGGGATGTCATCCTCCCTGCTGTCATCACGTGtctctcactgctgctttgcAACCTGGACGGACTGCAGAAGGTTTTTACCTCAGACTGCTCTAATCTAAACTTTCCTGTGACTAAGTTGTTTTTTCCCTGGTccatttaatgttttcttcagtgcaTTTGGCTGGGACCACGTTACTCAGGGCCTGGTGGATCTCGGCTTCAGCCTAATGGAATCATATGAACCAAAAAAGCCCTTtggaggaaaagctgctgaTACCAGTTATGGCCTTTCAAAAATGCCAGCCCAGCAGGCTTGCAAACTGGGAGCAAGTATCCTGCTGGAAACATTTAAGGTAGTGTATGTTTTGGAGAGGTTTTGAGCAGGGAGGGAACTCTCTTCTTATTCTCTCTTGGTAAATGGTGTCAAAACCTTGCCTGCTGTATCCATCATCAGCGTTTTGCAAACATAAGTCTCCTATTTGGCCCTCTCCAGCTGGAAGAGGCCATCCTCATAAAGACCTAATCCTACTCTGTTCCAGCTACTATGGTACTTGTGTAATCCCTATTACAGTTCCCAAGAAACTATGGAGAAAGTAGAGAAAATCAGAGGTGCAAATAAAATCTGACAAGGTGGGATTGAAACCCATTCTTCTTCACTGAGTTGGTAAATTTGCATCCCACAGACGATTTGCCCCATTATGTTTTGACTGTACCTCTCTGATGTGCTGGTTCTGATTGTCCTGGGGTGAAATCTGAGTTGATCTGTGTGGATTTATCTGAAAGGGACTTCTGGTGACCATCCCAGCTTACCTGTCTTGTGAGGTATGGGAATATCTTTATGTAGTTTTGACTTTTACTTAttgttctttctcatttcagGTTCATGAGCCCATCAGAAGTGAAATTCTTGAGCAGGTCCTGAACAGAGTCCTCACAAAAGCAGCATCTCCTGTCACCCACTTCATAGGTaacaggaaagggagaaaaatgtgccctgctctgtgggCAGTCACAACATAGCTCCTCAGAACATGTTAgggagtcacagaatggtttgggttacAAGCCCCATTTGAGTACCGAAAAGCTGCAACAAGGTCTCcacagagccttctcttctctaggctgaacaaccccaactctctcagcctgtctccatagcagaggtgctccagccctctaaGCACTTTTGTGCCCCTGCTCTGGACCCACTCATCTATGTCCTTCTTGTgttgaggaccccagagctggacacagtactcccAGGAGGGTCTTGCCAGAGTGGAATGAAGGGGCAGAGTCACCTCCCTCACTCTGCTGGCTGCActgcttttggtgcagcccaggatgtggttggGTTTCTGAAGCTCCTGCTGAAATGACCTGAAGCCAAGAAAATctgttccttctcctctttctgaGGTATCAGCTGCATCAGATTACCTTGCATTCATCACAGgtgaaaaacacatttgcagGCAGTTGCCATGGAACAGCTGACGCACAGAAAGTCTGTACCATCAGTCAGTAACCTGGTCCACATTCCTAACCGTGTCTTCCTCCTTGTCCTTGGGCAAGTGCTTGGGAGCCGCTGGGGCTGCCGAGATATCTGTGCTGCAACCTTTTCTCTTACACCTCAGTGCCCTCTGGTGGGGTGAGGCccttcagccaggctgggagagtttTACACTTGgtgcctgcagcagagctcaagTTTTCGAAGCTCATCCTGTCACGACCTCTCTGTGTAATGGAAGGTCTTCAATTAGTCTGTAATTCTTAGCTCTACAGACATCTTTTGCTCAGACTTTTCTGGCCCCTTGGCATCAGCTGCTCcttttgtccttttatttttcagagctgctgtccAATATTGTTGTGTCAGCTCCTCTTGTGCTTCAGACTTCATCCTCCAAAGTCACAGAGACCTTTGACAACTTGTCCTTTCTGCCCATCGACACAGTGCAAGGGCTCCTCCGGGCAGTGCAGGTAGAGCTTTGCGTTCCTCCGTGAATATCCTTGCTAGTTTAGTTTCAGCGACAGCTCTGGGCCACAATTATATGCATGATCTGATAACCCTCCTTATAAAATAAGCCTTCATCCTGTGCTGTGGTGTAGCACAGAGCTGTTCTTCAAGCATGGATTTGCATGTGCCCTCTAGCAAAAAGCATATGGTGTGGTCTGGCGTGGGACCGAAAGCGCTCCGTGCTGACCTTTCATCTGGAAGATGCCCAGATGCTGCACCCTGTAGAAAACTAAGGATACAGTGTTTAGCTGAACAGCTGTAGCTGTCatgttgatttttcttcttccaagctCCATGTCAGTATTTCTCTTTGACTGGGCAGAGATATTGCCCTGGTGTTAAACTTTTACCTGCTTTCTCCAACCTGGGgataacatttcttttcccaaacCTTGCACTGTGTCCTCACTCACCTGCTAAGGTGTCTCACTGCTACAGCTCTATGggtttccttttctattttaaaacattttgggtCTCCTACTGTACTGACAACAGTGTTAGAAATGCAGGGCCAGATGGGCCTGAGGAAGATGAGCTCATATGCCCCAAGGGCTTGGCATGCCTTAGTGCTTTTCTCTCCAAaggttattttcctttccagcctCTGCTCAAAGTCAGCATGTCAGTGAGGGACTCCCTGATACTTGTTCTccaaaaagctattttttccaGGTAAGCTGGGAAGGGGATGCTTTGAAAAAATTTCTACAACTCATTTATGGCTTTggagcagaaattattttttttgttttggctaAGTGTCTTCTTCCTGTGTTCTTCCATAACTAGATGGTGACGTCTCCTATCCCTTTATCCTAGGACTGTAATACAGTCACAGCTCTACTGAACCAAGCCCCAGCTGAATGGGCTTTGCAAATTCAGAAAACTGTTGGGAGCTCCAAATAAGCaggcaaaattaaaaccaattcCAACACGTGTCTACACAGCTGAGTACATCCAGGTGCTAGGGAGAGTCTGGAAGGAACCACTGATCAGAATGCTGAGCTGCCACCTTCCCTCTGATCCCTTACACGGTGGTAGAGAAGCAGCCTTGTTATCTTGGTAATGCTTTGAGCAAACCATCCTGCTGTGATCATGGATTTTGTTGGGCAGTGGCTACCTGTTTATGAATACAGAATTCAGAATTTAGGATTATAATTCAAGGCAAGGGACTTGGTTTTGGGAAAGACCTGGGATTTCTGTGAGCAGAGCAAAACACCAGGTTTTTGTTAGGAGTTTTTCTACTCTGAGGTCTGTAAGACTCTCCCATTCCAGCTTTCAAGGGACATTTAATACTTGGGTCTTGGCCTGGGGCTCTCCCTCAGTGTGAGCATTGCAAGGACAGAAAGGGAATTGAATATTGTGGGAGTGTAAAGCAAGGGAGTTCCCAACAAATTGCCAAGCTCTTGGCTTTTTGGGACTGTGCTGCCTTTTGGGGAAATACAGTTCTACTGGGCCTAGTCACTCTATATTTGTGgtctttttttcattgctgagTTGATCTTGTATTTACTTCTGAGCTTCTTGTCTCCATGTTTCCTTATGTTTCCTTATGCCCCAATTCCCAGGCAGCTCGATGCTCGTAAAGCTGCAGTCGCTggatttttgcttctgttaAGGAATTTTAAGGTTCTGGGCAGCTTGTCCTCTTCCCAGTGCAGCCAGGCCATTGGTGCCACTCAGGTAAGTGCTTGCTGTGAACATATGAGACAGTCTCGTGTCTAACATGCACCGTTTGAAAAAAGTCAAGAGGGGAGTGTTTCCCCAAAATGGAAATACAACTTCAGTAAGGATTAGTCCTGGAAGGAAAGCTTTGGGAAGTGCAATGTGCAAAGAGAAGCTGGTCTAGGGATGTTGCTGCTCAGAGTCATTCCCTTACAGCACAAAATATTCTGGGGAGCATCCCCACTGCTCCGTGAGGATGATAAGGAGCCTGGAAGCACACTGAGGACTATTTCAGTGATTGTTCAGGGGCCAGACCTTTTTATCACCTTGCTTCTGTGTTGTGATATCTGAGAATATACCCAGTGTAATGTGACTAATATTCCCTCTCAGATCCAGGCAGATGTTCATGCCTGCTATAATTCTGCAGCTAATGAGGCCTTTTGCCTTGAAATCCTGGGCAGCCTGAGGCGATGTTTGAGCCAGCAAGCGGATGTTCGACTCATGTTATATGAGGTAAACATGGTTTTTTCGGTCTCCTTTTAAACAGCTCTTCTGGAGTCAGgttctgctgcagccacaggtaAATAATGATCACATTATTGTGGAAAACAGCCTATCAGCTCAGTTATGTTCTTCTTGGGACGCGTGTACCAaagactgttttttttctcaatccttctgcttctttttattttggactATTATAAGCCCAAGGACATGTTGATGTATCTTCCTCAGCTCATGCATTGCTTAAGAGCAAAAATGCATCAGTCTGTCTTCCTGTGTGGTGTGGCCTGGGAAAAGGGAGGTATGTTTGATGCCCAGTGAGGAGGAGTGGTATAAAGGCACTGGATAGATGTGGAGCTGTTGAGAGTTAATTGTGGGCTCCAAAGAAAACCCTGACTGTAGAGTATGGAGAAACTTCCTTAGAgactgtcttttctcctcttcctttccaagTTTCTGTAAAAGCTTGGGTGTCCCTTAGATCTCCTGTGACAAGTGGCCTGTTATAAGGGGCCATTCTTGAGTGTGTATAACTGCGATATATGATATAACTGTGGGGTACTACCTTGAGGTAAAAAAACCAGTCCAGGTCAGagatattttgtttccttcttgaCTTGGTTGGATTGACCTTTGGTGAGCTGCAAGTTTTAGATGTGTTTGTCACTGTTGCTAGAAAACTTGAGTGCTTGCTTTATCCATCCACTGAGTTTTCTCAGTCTGCAGGATTTGTTGCCTCCTACAGTTTCCCCACTGGcttgttttgcctttgaagCAGGATTTCACAGTTTGAAGTTGGATCTAGTGCTAGTGTTAAATAGCAGTGAAAGTCACTCTGGGCTTGATGCCACCGCTGCTAGGGAGATACAGCTTGTGAGAGGGCCCCTGTGAGGAAATTCATACTCTTTCTGATTCATACCTTCTTTCTGTGGTGCCTTTGCTTTGCCAGGTATGGAGTTGTACACTGAGCACATTGTTACTTCCTCATGGTTCCTTGCAGTGCCAAAGTGTCATTGCTGTCTTATGACGCCAACTTATTGTGCCTGTGgttcattttctgtgttgtgTCAGCCCACTTGTCCTTCCTTCCTGTCTCCAGGGTTTTTATGATGTCCTTCGCAGGAACTCCCAGCTGGCCAGCTCCATAATGGAAACACTCTTGTCCCAGGTAAAGTACTGCTCCATGGTGGGGCTGTAAGGGACTCTAAGAATTCTGCACTGCAACCAGCACGGCAAACAATTCAGGTTAAATATTGGGGAAAGTAGTTCTGCCATACACTGGAAATATGTTTAAGTGCTGCAACACTGCCCTAAGGAGGTGTTCAAATCCCTGCTATGTTGAAAGAGCAGTCTAGGTAAACGTCTGGAGACTGGTTCATAACCTGTCACAGGGTGGAAGAGGAAGGATCTCTTGGAGCCCTTTCCAGCCCTTCAGTTCTTAGGTCATGGGGGAAGTGTGAGCCTGGAGAAGTGGTTTGTGCTCTCCCTGTTCCTTAGCAGTGCACAGCAGTTACCCTCCCATACTTCCCTAAGGATGTGTGCTGACACAGTAATTATTACTGCTGTCCTCCCATGGGGAGAATACCCAAGTCCATGTAGGATCTGGGAGGATTAACTCATCCCCCAGCAGTGTTGCTCATGGCAACAAGACAATCACATTTCCCCAATCCATTGGACAGGCTGTGCTTTCTTTGAGAcaagtaattttcttccctttaatcATCCATAGAGTTCATGCTGACTAATTCCAGCTTTCCCATGACAGTACAGGGTCTGGGAAAGGAACATGAACTGAGCTAAGACAGCTTTTGGGTGGCAGAGGGCACTTAACAGGAAGTTGGTGTAAATGTATAAATTTTATGGCATCATTATACATCTATAACTTTCCCTATATTCGGTTCTGTGTCGATACTCAGAGCATATCTCTTTCCTGTGGTGCCAAACAGCCAGGAATTGGTGGAAGCGTGGTCTCGTGGGTTTGTTTTCATGCCAAGTGTAGCCTCCACAGGTGTCTGCACCTTTAGGCCAGGAAGGTGGGTGCCAGGACAAGGGCACTCAGGtgctcagggctgcagcagcagctgttgaTCCTCGCTGTTAAAAGGATGGGTAGCACTGCAGGTGGAGTGCAAGTGGTGTTACATGTTGGGGCAACACACCAGCAAGTGGTCAGATTATTTTAGGGCAGTGACATGTCCTGGCTGAGAGGTACATGAGGAACTCAAGAAGGGATTTTAATCACCGGTAGAGCAGATGACGTGGCTCGCATATTTGTACTGTCCCATTATTGCAGTGCCAGCTTTTGCTCTTTAAAGTGGGGTACAAAGACTATTGTATTCTATTTTCAAACACCCTAAGAGGCTCAGTTACCAAGGAactagttatttttatttcttgttttctgtgacaGATAAAGCAGTATTACTTGCCCCAGCCAGACCTCCTGCCTCCACTGAAACTGGAAGGATGTATTATGGCTCAAGGAGATCAAATCTTTCTGCAAGAACCACTGGTAAGAGCTATATTGCCAGGCCACAGCTGCAAGCTCATCTGTTACATAGCATTTTAGTTGTCCTGCTACATGAGCTGAATACCTGGTGCTTCTTCAGCTTCTTCTAGCCTGGAGCGATTCTTTAAATGACAACAGAGCTGGGCATCTCACCCCTGCCTCAGGCTATTTATTAGAGCTCCACTAGCACAGTGGTTATGGGGACCTGTGTGAAAAATGCTGTAGGAATAGTGTAGTTCTGTTATCCACTGTTGAGTTCACCCTgcgggttttttttccctccttcaaCTTAATTCCACATAAAATGGttgtgcagtgtgtgtgtaGCAGGGGGAAGAATCTGCCCTTTGGTTTTGCTCCTTTGAAATTTGTTGGAGATGAGACCTCAAGAACTCGTTGGACTTCCAAGAGAACAAATTCAAATTAATCACTTTGTTTTCCCCTAAGGAAGcttgtgtgctgtgctgcagtagCACATGCAGGAATGGAGCAGACTCTTCAGCTAGAGTGAGAGTCCCTTTGGCAtctccttcagcagctgagGTAGCTGGGtggagggagcagtgggagTTCAGTTTATACATCTCATCTGGGCAAGAACATTGAAGCAAGAACTGGGTAGTTCTGTGTAGGATTACTGACCATCTCAATCTAGGAATGAGGCATATTCTTGAGACTCAAGGCAGCTCTGAAGGCAGCTACAGCTCTTTGCATCCAACTATAATAGTCTGGCCCATGTCCACCTCTACCAATGACCTCCAGCTTGCAGGCTGAGTGTGACTGTGGCTGTTTCCTTCAGGCTCATCTGCTCTGCTGTATCCAGCACTGTCTTGCCTGGTATAAGAGCACTGTGAATCTGTGCCAGGGATCTGAGGATGAcgatgaggaggaggatgtgggaTTTGAGCAAAACTTTGAAGAGATGCTTGAATCTGTCACACGACGAATGATCAAGAGCGAGTTGGAAGACTTTGAACTGGTAAATCAAATTTTCAGTTTGACTCAGTGGAAGAAGATGCTGAGCTCTTGTCAGgttttgaaaagatttttcacttgtttccTTTGCCTCTTAGGATAAATCGgcagatttttctctgtcttctggTGTTGGTGTGAAAAACAACATCTATGCTATTCAGGTGATGGGAATTTGTGAGGTTCTGATTGAGTACAATTTCAACATCGGGAATTTCAGGTAAAACATCAAATCTTACCCTCCAGCACTAGCTGTGCTACTGTTTGCCCATCTCTTTGGAGTACAGCctcactgcaggcacagggtGGTAGTGCAAAGACAGCATCAGTGATGTTTTCTGAGTGTGAGTGCCTTGTGGCACAGCCACTCACAGAGCCTTGGGGAGTGTTTGCCTTTTGAATGTCATGTGATGTGGGAGATGGGATCTGACATTTTGTAGAAGAACAGGTCGAGGAGGAATGGATGAGGTATACACTGTTAGGGAGGTGGGAAGATGTCATATGTCATTGTTTCATCATTTAGGGAGTGTCATTGTTTAATTTGGCAACTGAAGCTTTAAATGGGAGACTTCAAGACTGCATTTTCTCTATTAATGCTTTCTACTACTTCATTGCAGTAAAAACAAGTTTGAGGATGTCCTAGGCCTGTTTACATGTTACAACAAACTCTCTGAAATCCTGAAGGAGAAAGCTGGAAAGAACAAATCTGCCTTGGGCAACAAAACGGCACGGAGCTTCCTGTCCATGGGTTTTGTATCCACTCTGCTCACAGCTCTATTCAGGTGAGAAAGTGTCCAGCCCTCTGTGGAGCAGAGCCAGACATCAATTCAAACCCTGTCTGTTAGTGTATTTGGAAAGGCTGGTGGAACTGTGCCCTCCAAGTGTTCACTACAAGCTACCAAAGCACACCTTCCACCCTGAGTTCAGCCAatgattttatttgtaaatatttgtgaatCCAAATATTTGGATTTTGAATCTCGTAGGCCATTCCTGAGCTTTTATTGTGCATCTCCAGTTCTCTGACGGAGCTCTTGGTTCCTCAGGGACAATGCCCAAAGCCATGAGGAGAGCCTGGCAGTTCTGCGCTCCAGCACAGAGTTCCTGCGCTATGCTGTCAGTGTAGCTCTGCAGAaggtgcagcagctggaggagacgGGACAAACTGATGGACCAGATGGACAAAATCTGGAGAAGATGTTTCAGAACCTCTGCAAAATCACGCAGTGAGTCACTGTGGCAGGTGGAGACATCAGCAATGCATTTTGGGGATTTTCGATTCTCAGGGTTTTGAAAGAAGAATGCAGTCCATAACTGTTTCAAACAGTTATTGTTCCCGGGTTGAGGTCATTGCCTTTCTTTGCTCCTGAGAAATCAAGTGGAGGCACTACGGTTTCTGTGCCAGAGTGAGTGATACAGCTCTAATAATGGTACTTGGCCTGGAAGAACCAAACACCATCAAACTCTCATTTTCAGCCCCTCTCTGACTTTTGGCTCATCACTCATAGTCACAGAGAAGGTAGGATGATTACAGGCTGAATTCTTGAGGCCTCTGGAATGCAGTGAAGTTTAAATTCACTTCAAGCTGCAGTACAAAACAGATGTATGAGGGACACAagctttagaaaacatttttttgtagGACTTCTGCAAGATGCTGGAAGACATTCATGCATCTAATCCTTTGGAAATCCAAGAATGTGAACCATGTAAATGTCTTTTGGAATCTAGGTCATATCTGCATGGGGTCTTTTCAGAGCCCAGTCAGCAGAGAGCACAAAATGCAAATTACCCCTGCCATGCATAATGCCGGTTTTGTGTCTCGCCCCAAATAATAGAGGCTATTTTTGTTGCAGTCATTAGGACTACATGTGAGCTACATGTTTTGCGTGATTGGACATTGAAATAGAATAAGATCA is a genomic window of Chiroxiphia lanceolata isolate bChiLan1 chromosome 12, bChiLan1.pri, whole genome shotgun sequence containing:
- the FANCI gene encoding Fanconi anemia group I protein isoform X2; the encoded protein is MAQRILSLAAEEGPERLQEALQSLGEAELGEMVTRQALKGRETAALLRGIFKGSPCSQRSGVLRRLQVYKHCVPLVESGDLHLGKVSEIIGLLMLEARQLPGHALAELANLFVDVIKGGSLSNGKSLELFSTVLTVLASSKESLAYGKGELNGEEFKKQLINTLCSSKWDPQCVIHLANMFRDIPLSGEELQFVVEKVLRMFSKLDLQEIPPLVYQLLLLSAKGSKKTVLEGIISFFNQLDKRQKEEQRVPQSADLEVATMPLDQLCHVEGTVILHIVSVINLDQDLGEELIRHLKTEQQKDPGRALCPFSVALLLSVAVKHRLQEQIFDFLKTSITRSCKDLQFLQASKFLQDLFPQQYDVSAVILEVVKNSAFGWDHVTQGLVDLGFSLMESYEPKKPFGGKAADTSYGLSKMPAQQACKLGASILLETFKVHEPIRSEILEQVLNRVLTKAASPVTHFIELLSNIVVSAPLVLQTSSSKVTETFDNLSFLPIDTVQGLLRAVQPLLKVSMSVRDSLILVLQKAIFSRQLDARKAAVAGFLLLLRNFKVLGSLSSSQCSQAIGATQIQADVHACYNSAANEAFCLEILGSLRRCLSQQADVRLMLYEGFYDVLRRNSQLASSIMETLLSQIKQYYLPQPDLLPPLKLEGCIMAQGDQIFLQEPLAHLLCCIQHCLAWYKSTVNLCQGSEDDDEEEDVGFEQNFEEMLESVTRRMIKSELEDFELDKSADFSLSSGVGVKNNIYAIQVMGICEVLIEYNFNIGNFSKNKFEDVLGLFTCYNKLSEILKEKAGKNKSALGNKTARSFLSMGFVSTLLTALFRDNAQSHEESLAVLRSSTEFLRYAVSVALQKVQQLEETGQTDGPDGQNLEKMFQNLCKITQVLLWRYTSIPTVVEESGKKKGKSISLLCLEGLLRIFNTVQILYTARIPQFLQALDITDGDAEETDINVTEKAAFQIRQFQRSLVNQLSSAEDDFNAKETQSLITVLSTLSKLLDPASQQFLQFLTWTVKVCKENALEDISCCKGLLSLLFSVHVLYKSPVSLLRELAQDIHACLGDIDQDIEVESRCHFAVVNAKTAAPTVCLLVLGQVDKVLEEVDWLIKKLTSLGSNTSDPSQPSNQTQALEKGVILQLGTLLTVYHELVQTALPAGSCVDTLLRSLSKTYTILTSLIKHYIQACRSTSNTIPGRLEKLVKLSGSHLTPQCYSFITYVQNIHSESLSFTEEKKKKKKEDEAAAVSTVMAKVLRETKPIPNLIFAIEQYEKFLIHLSKKSKVNLMQYMKLSTSRDFRINASMLDSALQEHNTEDAENEPHNDQSSAAEQTDENQEPKKKRRRKK
- the FANCI gene encoding Fanconi anemia group I protein isoform X1, encoding MAQRILSLAAEEGPERLQEALQSLGEAELGEMVTRQALKGRETAALLRGIFKGSPCSQRSGVLRRLQVYKHCVPLVESGDLHLGKVSEIIGLLMLEARQLPGHALAELANLFVDVIKGGSLSNGKSLELFSTVLTVLASSKESLAYGKGELNGEEFKKQLINTLCSSKWDPQCVIHLANMFRDIPLSGEELQFVVEKVLRMFSKLDLQEIPPLVYQLLLLSAKGSKKTVLEGIISFFNQLDKRQKEEQRVPQSADLEVATMPLDQLCHVEGTVILHIVSVINLDQDLGEELIRHLKTEQQKDPGRALCPFSVALLLSVAVKHRLQEQIFDFLKTSITRSCKDLQFLQASKFLQDLFPQQYDVSAVILEVVKNSAFGWDHVTQGLVDLGFSLMESYEPKKPFGGKAADTSYGLSKMPAQQACKLGASILLETFKVHEPIRSEILEQVLNRVLTKAASPVTHFIELLSNIVVSAPLVLQTSSSKVTETFDNLSFLPIDTVQGLLRAVQPLLKVSMSVRDSLILVLQKAIFSRQLDARKAAVAGFLLLLRNFKVLGSLSSSQCSQAIGATQIQADVHACYNSAANEAFCLEILGSLRRCLSQQADVRLMLYEGFYDVLRRNSQLASSIMETLLSQIKQYYLPQPDLLPPLKLEGCIMAQGDQIFLQEPLAHLLCCIQHCLAWYKSTVNLCQGSEDDDEEEDVGFEQNFEEMLESVTRRMIKSELEDFELDKSADFSLSSGVGVKNNIYAIQVMGICEVLIEYNFNIGNFSKNKFEDVLGLFTCYNKLSEILKEKAGKNKSALGNKTARSFLSMGFVSTLLTALFRDNAQSHEESLAVLRSSTEFLRYAVSVALQKVQQLEETGQTDGPDGQNLEKMFQNLCKITQVLLWRYTSIPTVVEESGKKKGKSISLLCLEGLLRIFNTVQILYTARIPQFLQALDITDGDAEETDINVTEKAAFQIRQFQRSLVNQLSSAEDDFNAKETQSLITVLSTLSKLLDPASQQFLQFLTWTVKVCKENALEDISCCKGLLSLLFSVHVLYKSPVSLLRELAQDIHACLGDIDQDIEVESRCHFAVVNAKTAAPTVCLLVLGQVDKVLEEVDWLIKKLTSLGSNTSEDPSQPSNQTQALEKGVILQLGTLLTVYHELVQTALPAGSCVDTLLRSLSKTYTILTSLIKHYIQACRSTSNTIPGRLEKLVKLSGSHLTPQCYSFITYVQNIHSESLSFTEEKKKKKKEDEAAAVSTVMAKVLRETKPIPNLIFAIEQYEKFLIHLSKKSKVNLMQYMKLSTSRDFRINASMLDSALQEHNTEDAENEPHNDQSSAAEQTDENQEPKKKRRRKK